GCAGCTTGACCTTCCCGGTGAGGGTGGGCACAATGACCTCTCCGCCCAGGACCGCGGTAAAGAGATCTACCGGGTGTTTCAGGTAAAGGTCATAGCCCTTTCTTTCAAATCGGGGATCAGGGCGGACCCGGATCTCCAAATAGAGATCTCCGGGAGGGCCTCCGTGTCTCCCAGGCCGGCCCTTGCCTGGAATGCGCACCCGGGTCCCATCGTCGGCCCCCGGAGGCAGGGTCACCGAGACCCTTTCGCGACGGACCACCGTGCCCCGGCCTCCGCAGGTGGGACAATTCCGGGTATAACGGCTTCCAAAGCCCCCGCAGACCGGACAGACCTCAATAATCCTCACCGGACCCCGGCGGCTCTCTTTACGTCCCCTCCCGCCGCAGGCTGGACATCTTTCAGCCGAAGAAAGGTCGTAGCCTCCCCCATGACAGGAGGAACAGGGCTCCTCAAAGGGAATCTCCAAGGTCAAAGGCTTTCCAGAGACCAGATCGGCCAAATCCACCTCCACCCGATAGAGCACATCGGCCCCGGGCTCCGGGGCCTCTTCCCTCTCCCAGCCAAACAGATCGGCAAAGAGATCAGCGAACCCCTTAAAGGGGTCCCTTTCCATAAAAAGCCCAAAGTCGTAGGCCGATTCGCCTCCGGGGGTGGTGAAGCGATAGGCCTGGGCCGCCTGCCGCAGACGGTCGTATTCGGCCCTCTTTTGGGGATCGGAAAGGATCTCGTAGGCCTCGTTGATCTCCTTGAACCTCTCCGCGGCCTCCTTATCTCCGGGGTTGAGGTCCGGATGATACTTGCGGGCCAGGCGCCGGTAAGCCCGCTTGATCTCCTCCTGGCTGGCGTCTGGAGAAACCCCCAAGATCTCGTAAAGATCCTTCTTTACCATGGAACCCTTTCCGGCTAAATTTTTTATCGAATTCCATCCTGGAAGATAAGTCGCGTGCACGAAATTTCCAGAGCCGCCGAGCGCCCCCCGGAAAGGACGGTCTTTACCGTAAGGGAGCTCACGCAGAAGATTCGAGACCTCCTTGAGGAACGCTTTCTTCTGGTCTGGGTGGAGGGAGAGATCTCGCAGCTCAAAAACCACGACTCTGGACACATCTTTTTTTCTCTCAAGGATGAAGGGGCCCTGCTTAAGGTGGTCCTCTTTCGGGAGGAGGCCCGGCGGGTGGGCTTTCCTTTGAAGGAGGGTCTCCGGGTCCTCTGTTTTGGCCGGATCTCCGTTTATGCCCCCCGGGGAGAGTACCGGCTCATCGCTCAGAGGATTGAGCCCCGGGGTTTGGGGGCCTTGCAGGCGGCCTTTGAGGCCCTCAAGGAGGAGTTGCGTCGCCGGGGCTACTTTGATCCGGAAAGGAAAAGGCCCCTTCCGGCCTTTCCCCGCCGGGTGGCGGTGGTGACCTCCCTTTCCGGCGCGGCCCTTCATGATTTTCTGCGGGTGGCCCGGAGCCGCTGGGCAGCCCACCTCCTGATCTATCCCGTAAGGGTCCAAGGGGAAGGGGCGGCCCAAGAAATCGTAGAGGCCCTGGAAGGGCTCAACCTCCTTCCGGATCTTGACCTCATCGTCATCACCCGGGGCGGAGGCTCGCTGGAAGACCTCTGGACCTTTAACGAAAGGGCCGTGGCGGAGGCGGTTTATCGCTCGCGGGTGCCGGTGGTCTCCGCCGTGGGCCACGAGGTGGACTACACCATCTGCGATTTCGTGGCCGACCACCGGGCCCCTACCCCCACGGCGGCCGCGGCCCTCGTCTTTCCGGATCGCACGGCCCTTCTTGAAAAGTTAGCCGGCCTCCGGCGTCGGCTGGAAGAGAACCTTTCCCGACGGCTGGCTCTGGCCGAAAGAGAGATCCACCACCTCCGGCGTCGGCTGCGCGACCCCTTGGCCCTTCTTCAAGAAAGAGAAGCCTTGGTCAGGCGCCTCGGCCGGGAAATTCACCGAAAGGTGGCCGAACGACTCCTGCGGGAGGAAGGCCGGTTTTCCGCCCTGGTCCGCCATTTGGAGGCCCTCTCGCCGCTGGCGGTGCTTTCCCGGGGCTACAGCGTGGTCCGTAAGGGTCCGCAAGGGCCGGTAGTCTGCAAGGCCTCGGAGGTCAAACCCGGAGACCTTCTGGAAATCCTTCTGGCAGAGGGAAAAATTGCCGCCCGAGTGGAAAAAACTTCTTCTCCTGCTTAGCCTACTTCTCGGCCTCTCCCCGGGGGCCCGAGCCCAGACCCTTAGGGCCCATCCCGGAGAGGCCCTAATCCTTTCCGCCGAAAACTTTCAAAGGGCCCGTTTTCTCGGAAGGACCTACTTTCCGGTGGAAATAGGCGACCTGCGCCTTTTCCTTTTGCCTATCCCCCTAAAGCTGACCCCGGGGGGATACCCTTTGACTCTCGTCCGGGGCCCGGTGGTCCTCCGCCGGGAAGTTTCCGTCCTCCCCAAGGCCTATCCCGAAGAACGCTTAAAACTTCCGGAAAGGATGGTCATCTTTCCCCCCAAGGTTTTGGCCCGCATAAAAAAAGAAGTGGCCCTCATCCTCCGGACGGTCTCTCGCACCGAAGGGGCCTGCCGCTGGCCTGGGCCCATGGTTCCTCCGGTCAAGGGCCGGGTCTCCAGCCCCTTCGGCCTGCGGCGTATCCTCAACGGCCGGCCCCGGAGTCCCCATTCCGGGGTGGACTTTGCGGTGCCCGCAGGTACTCCGGTACGGGCGGCCCAAAGCGGTCGGGTGGTTCTTACCGGGGACTTCTACCTTCCCGGAAAGGTGATTATCCTCTCCCACGGCTGCGGTATCTATACCTATTATGCCCATCTTTCCCGCATCAAGGTAAAAAAAGGCCAAGAGGTGTCTCAAGGGGAAGTGATTGCCCTTTCCGGGGCCACGGGGAGGGCCACCGGGGCCCATCTGCACTTCGGACTTTATGTAGCTGGAGAAAGGGTAGACCCCCTTTTTGTAATTCGCTCCCTGGAGGATTACTATGAGCGCTTTCGAGGAGAAATTGCAACGGCTCGAGGCCATCGCCCGCCGACTGGAAGACCCGGCGGTGCCTCTGGAAGAGGCCCTGGAACTCTATGAAGAAGGAATAAGGCTGGTCCGGGACTGCGAAGCCTTTCTCCGGGAGGCCCGCCTCCGGGTGGAAGTCCTGGTCAAGACCGGCGAAGGTTTAACCCGGGTACCCTTGGAGGAGAGCCATGGAGGAGAGGGAACTTAAGGAACTCCTCGGCCGCTTGCGGAAAAAAATCGACCGCCGGCTGGAAGAGCTCCTTCCGGAAAGAAAAGAACCCGGGGCCCGGGTCATTTCCGCCATGCGTTACAGCCTCTTTGCCGGGGGCAAGCGCCTGCGACCCATCCTCTTTCTGCTTGCCGCCGAGGCGGCAGGAGGGCCCGCCGAAGACCTCCTGACCTTCGCCTGCGGACTGGAGTGTCTCCATACCTACTCCCTGATCCACGACGACCTTCCGGCCATGGACGACGATGATCTGCGCCGGGGCCGGCCCACCTGTCACCGGGCCTTTGACGAGGCCACGGCCATCCTGGCCGGAGACGGACTTCAGGCCCTGGCCTTCGAATGTTTTACCCATCCGGACCTTAGAGCCCGGGTCCCGGCCGAGCGTCTGGTCGCAGCGATCCATCTCGTGGCCCGGGCCGCAGGTATCCACGGCATGGTGGTGGGTCAGATGGCCGACCTTTTAGCCGAAGGCCGGCGCATTTCCCTGGAAGAGCTGCAGTATATCCACCGGCACAAGACCGCGGCCCTCATTGAGGCCTCGGTGGTAAGCGGAGGGCTTCTGGCCGGGGCGGAGGAGTCTGTGCTGGCCTCCCTGCAGACCTACGGGGCCTCCCTGGGGCTCGCTTTCCAGATCGTGGACGACCTCCTGGATGTGACCGGAAACGAGGAGGAGTTGGGCAAACCCGTAGGCTCCGATGAGCGCCGGGGTAAGGCCACCTACCCGGCCCTGGTAGGCCTTTCCGCGGCCCGGGAAAAGGCCCGGGATCTGGTAGAAAGGGCCCTTTCGGCCCTTTCCCCACTAGGCCCCCCGGCTGAGCCCTTGCGGGCCCTTGCCCTTTTCGTGCTTACCCGTAAAAATTGATCTCCATGAGCCGCATCCTCGACCGCGTAAATGATCCCCGGGATCTTAAGGCCCTCTCTCCCAAAGAACTCCGCAAACTGGCCGCAGAAATCCGGGAAGTCATTGTGGAGACCGTAGCCCGCAATGGAGGGCACCTGGCCCCCAATCTGGGAGTGGTGGAACTGACCCTGGCCCTGCATTATGTCTTTGACTCTCCCAAGGACCGTCTGGTCTGGGATGTGGGGCACCAATGCTATACCCACAAGCTGATTACCGGTCGGAAGGAGCGGTTCCACACCCTGCGCCAGTACGGAGGGATTGCCGGTTTCCCTAAGCGAGCCGAAAGCCCTCACGATATCGTAGAGACCGGCCACTCCAGCACCTCCATCTCCTACGGTTTGGGGCTGGCCGTAGGGCTCCGGCTTCTCCAAAAAGAGGGGCGGACCATCGCCATCATCGGCGACGGCTCCATGACCGCAGGTCTGGCCTTTGAGGGGCTCAACAATGCCGGACATCTCCGGGAGGACCTCATCGTCATCCTGAACGACAACGAAATGTCCATTTCTCCCAACGTGGGGGCCTTGTCTTCCTTCCTTTCCCGGCGCATGACCGGACGCCTGGCCCGGCGTCTGAAAAAGGACATCGAGCATCTGGCCGAAAGGCTCCCCCGAGGCGAACAACTCCTCCAGCTCCTGCGCAAAAGTGAGGGTCTTCTTAAGAGTGCCCTTACCCCGGGCATGCTCTTTGAGGCCCTGGGTTTTGAGTACATCGGTCCGGTGGACGGCCATAACCTGGAGGGGCTCATCAAACTTTTCCAGAACCTTAGAGAGATACGCGGGCCCCTCCTGGTGCACGTCCTTACCAAAAAGGGCAAAGGCTATCCGCCGGCGGAGGCCGATCCGGAGACCTTTCACGGAATCGGGCCCTTTGACCCCACAAGCGGCCGCCCCCTTAAGGAAGAGGGGCCTCCCTCCTACACCGCGGTCTTTTCCCGGACCATGTTGAGGCTGGCGGAGATAGAGCCCCGGTTAGTGGCCATCACCGCGGCCATGCCCACGGGGACCGGGCTTAAGGCCTTCGGAGAACGCTTTCCGGAGCGCTTCTTTGATGTGGGGATCTGCGAGCAGCACGCGGTAACCTTTGCCGCGGGCCTGGCCCTGGAGGGGCTCATCCCGGTCTGTGCCATCTATTCCACCTTTCTCCAGCGGGCCTTTGACCAGCTTATCCATGACGTGGCCCTTCCCAATCTCCACGTAATCTTTGCCCTGGATCGGGGAGGAATTGTAGGAGAGGACGGCCCCACCCACCAGGGCCAGTTCGACCTCACCTACCTGCGCCTCATTCCTAACTTCACGGTAATGGCCCCGGCAGACGAAAACGAGCTGCAACACATGCTCTACACCGCCCTCGAACTTCCCGGCCCGGTAGCCCTCCGCTACCCGCGGGGATCCGGGGTGGGGATACCTCTCGAAGTGGAATTTCGTAAGATCCCTTACGGAAAGGCCGAGGTCCTCCGGGAGGGCCGGGATCTAGCCCTCCTGGCTATAGGGAACATGGTCCATCCGGCTTTGGCCGCGGCAGAGATCTTGGAAAAAGAGGGCCTTTCCGTCACGGTGGTCAACGCCCGCTTTGTAAAGCCCCTGGACGCGGAGTTGATCTGTGATCTGGCCAGTCAGACCGGGCGAGTGCTCACCGTGGAGGAAAATACCCTCCTTGGGGGCTTCGGTTCCGCGGTGGCCGAGTGTCTGGCCGACCATAGGGTCTCGGCGCGTCTTAAACGCCTCGGTCTTCCGGATCGCTTTATCGAACACGGGGCCCCGGTCCTGCTGCGGGAAAAATACGGCCTGGTCCCGGCCTCCATCGCCGAAGCCGCCCGCTCCCTCCTTTCCTGAGCCCGCTCATTGACAAGAAGAAATTTCCTGGGCTAGCCTTTTCAAAAAGAGCTGGAGGAGGCCATGGGGGAAATACGCACTTTTGTCCTTTTAGGCCAAAGCGGGGCGGGGAAGACGGCCCTGGCCCAGGCCATGTTAGAGCTGGCCGGGGAGAACATCAAACGCCCTCCGGAGGGGCCCACGCAGGCGGCCCGGGTCCATCATCTCACCTGGCAGAAAATCCCCTACTTCTTCCTGGACACCCCTGGAGACGACAACTTCTTAGGAGAAACGCGGCTTGCGGCCTGGGCCGCAGATTTCGCCGTCCTGGTGGTGGACGCCACCTCTCCGGTCAAGGTCCAGCTGGAGAAGGCTTACGCCGCCGCCCAAGAGGAAGGCCTTCCCCTTCTGGTCTTCGTGAATAAGCTCGACCAGGAAAAGGCCCGCCTGGAAGACGCCCTCTGTGACCTCCAGGAAAAACTGGAGATCTGTCCGGTCCCCGTGGCCTATCCTCTGGGAGAAGAAGAGACGCTCCGGGGAATCATCGATCTTCTCAAACTCAAGGTTTATATCCCCGAGGGCCGTAAGGTGCGGGTGGAAAATCTTCCCGAAGAATTAAAGGCCCTAGCCGAGGGCCTACGCAAGAATATGGTGGAATTTGCGGCCGAAGGCGAAGACGAGCTCCTGGAGAAGTATCTGGAGGAGGGAGAGCTCACCCCGGAGGAGATCATGCGGGGTCTTAAAGGAGGAATCCTTTCCGGAAAGATCGCCCCGGTGGTGGTGGGCTCGGTGGCCCGTTTTATCGGAGTAGCCCGGCTGCTTGATGCGGTGGCTGAACTCGGGCCAAGCCCCGAGGCCCGGGGGCCCCGTCTGGCCGAGGGAGAGGGCACCGTGGAGGTCTCCCCTTCGGCCGAGGGGCCGGCGGTCCTTGCGGTCTTCAAGACCCTGGTGGACCCTTATGCCGGACGCCTCTCCTTTGCCCGGGTGCTTTCCGGAAAGATTTCCCGGGAGGGAGAACTCTATAACCCCTTGCGCGAGACCACGGAGAAATACGCCCACCTCTCCCTGGCCCAGGGGGAGGAGTTGCGGGAGGTGGCTGAGGCTGGCCCCGGGGCCTTGGTGGTGCTCCCCAAGCTTTCGGAGACCCGCACCGGGGACACCCTGGTCTCCCCGGGCCTGAATCTACGGATTCCCCCTCCGGAACTCCCCTCTCCGGTCCTCACCTACGCCCTGCATCCGGAAAGCCGGGCGGATGAAGACAAGATCGGCCCGGCCCTGGCCAAGCTTCTGGAGGAGGATCCCACCCTGCGGGTGAGCCGCGACGAGGAGACCCGGGAACTTCTTCTCTCCGGTCTGGGACAGATCCACCTCGAAAAGTCCGTGGAAAAACTGCGCGAGCGTTACGGAGTGCGCGCCCGCATGAGTCTTCCCAAGATCCCCTACCGGGAGACCATCAAAAAACCGGCCCAGGGAGTGATCTACCGCCACAAGAAGCAGACCGGAGGACGGGGGCAGTTTGCCGAAGTCCATTTCCACGTCTTTCCCCTTCCCCGGGGACAGGGCTTTGAATTCGTAGAGACCCTTACGGGCATGAATGTGCCCCGCAATTTCGTTCCCGCGGTGGAAAAAGGAGTGCGGGAGGCCATGGAAAAGGGCCCCCTTGCGGGCTACCCGGTAGTGGATGTCAAAGTGCAGTTCTACGACGGAAAATCCCACGAGGTGGACTCCTCGGACATGGCCTTCAAGATCGCGGCCTTCCACTGTTTTAAGAAAGCCATGGAACAGTGCCAGCCGGTCCTTCTTGAGCCGGTGATGGAGCTGGAGGTCGAGGTCCCGGAAAAATACATGGGGGAGGTCATCGGAGATCTCAACGCCCGCCGGGGGCGAGTCCTGGGGATGGAACCCCGGGGCAAGGTCCAGGTGGTCAAGGCCCAGGTGCCTTTGGCCGAGGTCCAGCGTTACGCCCTGGATCTCAACAGTCTTACCGGAGGGCGGGGCACCTTCCGCATGCGCTTTTCGCATTATGAGGAGGTCCCGGGTCCTCTGGCCCAGAAGATCATCGAAAGTGCCCGCGCGGAGAAAGCGGCGGCATGAAAGCCGGTGTTCTTACGGTAAGCGATAAAGGGGCCCGAGGAGAGAGGGAGGACCTTTCCGGGAAAATCCTGATGGAGAAGCTTTCCGAGGCAGGCTTTGAGGTAGCGGCCTACGAGATCGTCCCGGACGAATACGAAGAAATCGTAGCCCTTCTGGTGGATTGGGCCGACCGTTTGCAATTGCCTCTCATTCTCACCACCGGGGGCACCGGTCTTTCCCCCCGGGACGTCACCCCGGAGGCCACCCGAGCGGTCCTGGAAAAGGAGATCCCCGGAATTGCCGAAACTCTGCGGGCTAAAGGGCTGGAGCATACGCCCTACTCCATGCTTTCCCGGGGGCTGGCCGGCATAAGGCGCAAAAGTCTCATCATTAACCTGCCCGGGTCCCCGAGGGCGGTGGAGGAGGCCTGGGAGGTGCTCTCCCCGGTCTTAAGGCACGCCATCGAGAAAATCCAGGGCTCGGAGGCCGAGTGTGCCCGAGGTTAGACTAACCCAGAAGGTCAAGGCCGCGGGCTGAGCGGCTAAACTGCCGCCGGCGGAGCTGGCGGCCCTCCTCAAAAGCCTGCACTTGCCGAGGGTGCCGGAGCTCCTCCTAGGGGCGGAGCACGGCTCCGATGCCGCAGTCTACCGCCTGACCGAGGATCTGGCCCTGGTGGCCACGGTGGATTTTTTTACCCCGGTGGTGGACGAACCCTACACCTTCGGGCAGATCGCTGCGGCCAACGCCCTTTCAGATCTTTACACCATGGGGGCCCGCCCCATCCTGGCCCTGAACGTGGTGGGTTTCCCCAAAAAGGGGCTCGATCTGGAGATCCTGCGGAAGATCCTCCAGGGAGGGGCAGACAAGGTGGCCGAGGCCGGGGCCGCCTTGGGCGGGGGCCACAGCCTGGATGACCCGGAGATCAAGTACGGGCTTTGCGCCCTGGGACTGGTGCACCCGGAAAGACTCATCACCAACACCGGGGCGCGTCCCGGAGACCGCCTTTTTCTTACCAAACCCCTGGGCACGGGAATCCTCACTACGGCCCTCAAAGGGGGGCTCCTTACCCCTGAGGACCCCGCCTACACCCGTCTCGTGGAGACCATGGCCACCCTCAACCGGGCCGCAGGGGAGTCCATGACCGAAGTAGGCGTGCATGCGGCCACAGACATTACCGGCTTTGGCCTTCTGGGACACGCTCTAGAGATGGCCGAGGCCAGCGGAGTGCGCCTCCGGATCTATGCCTCCCGGGTGCCTCTCCTTCCCCGCACCCTGGATTTCCTAAAGCTGGGCATGGCCCCGGAAGGGGATCTGGCCAATCAGATCTTCTGCGAAAAGAAGGTGAAGATTGCCAAAGGGGTGGACCCCCTCCTCCTTTCGGTCCTTTACGACGCCCAGACCTCCGGCGGACTCCTCATCGCCGTCCCTGAAGCCCGGGCCGAGGCCCTTTTTACCCGGCTCCTAGAGAAGGGCGTGGTAGAAGCGACCTGCGTAGGGGAAGTAATCTCCGGAGAGCCGGGAATCGAGATCTATCCCTAACGGCCTAGATATTCCCGGATCTTCTTTTCCAGATACTCCCGGCCGGCGTAACCAATGAGGCGTTTGACCACCTCTCCCTCACGGTCGATGATGAAGGTCGTGGGGGTGATGTAGACCCCGCCAAAGGCCTGCAGGGCCTCCTCACTGGCCAATCCCACCGGATAAGTGATGCCCTTGCCCTCCACTATCCGGGGCAGGAGGGGAAGACCCTCTTCGTCTATCATGAGGCTCACGATCATGAGCCCGTCTTTTTCATATTTCCGATAAAGCTTGGCCAGTTCCCGCAGCTCCACCATGCAGGGGGGACAATCGCTCTTGAAAAAGTTGACCACCACCACCTTTCCCCGAAAGTCCGAAAGATGATAGCGGTGTCCGTCGAGATCCGAAAAGGCAATATCCGGGGACTTCTTGGGAGAGGAAAAACCCATGCCCGCCACCGCTAGGGCGACAAACAGAACCAGAAAGACTAACCTTTCGCGCATCTTACTTCCTCCCGCAGTTCTCTTAATAAATATTCTAATCCTTCCGCCAGGCGTTCGGCAAGGAGGCGCCCCTTCTCCGGGCTGGCCCGGCCGGGGTCCCCCCACACTCCTCCAGGCCAGAAGGCCCGCTTAGAGGACACGATCCGGTAGCGGGGAAAGCGGGGATATTCCTCCGGGGCCGAACCCCGGACGAGCTGGGGATGAAAATATTGGATAAGAGAAGTTTCCCACTCTCCGGCATGGGAATCTCCGGGGGTCTGGAGGAGATCTCCAGCCCGCTCCCGCAGGAGGTCCAGGAGGGAGACCACGGCCAGGGCTGTTTCGGGATGCCGGGAGAGAAATTCCTCGGCGGCATCCACAATGAAGGCCATGTGGGTCCCCCCGGCATGCCCGGAAAGGAGGAGAAAAGCCCGAAAACCGTGCTGGAAAAACCCCGCAAGGAGGTCAAGCACCAGGGCCCGCAGAGTCTCCCCCCGCAGGGAAATGGTCCCGGGGTGTTCTGCCGTGCTCCGACAAAGTCCGTAGTAGACCGGAGGGGCCACCAGGGCCTGAACCCTCCGGGCGGCCATCTCCGCCACCCGATAGGCGGTATAAAGATCCGTGGCCAGGGGAAGGTGCGGCCCGTGCTCCTCCACCGAACCCAGAGGGAGGATCACCGGGACCCCCTCCCGGGAAAGGGCCTCCACCTCCGGATAGGTCAACTCTTCCATGCGCATGGGTTTAAAGTCTAAGGTCCTGGAGCAGGGCCTGCAAGGTCTTCCTTTTGGGATTAAAATTTAAAGACCATGAAACGCGTCTATCTCAAGACCTTCGGTTGCCAGATGAACGAGTACGATTCGGAGCGCATGCTGGCGCTCCTAAGGGAGGAATATGTACCCTGCGCGCAGCCGGAGGAGGCCGACCTCATCCTGGTGAACACCTGTTCGGTAAGAAAAAAGGCCGAAGAGAAGGTTTACAGCCTGGTGGGGCGTTTCAAGCACTTGAAAAGCCGCAGGCCTGAGGTGGTGGTGGGGGTCTGTGGCTGTGTGGCTCAGCAGGAGGGAGAACGCCTGGTAAAACGCCTCCCCCATGTGGATCTGGTCCTGGGGCCGCGCACGGTCTTTCGGATCCGCGAGGCCCTGCAGGAGATCGAGGCCGGCCGGGGACCGGTGGTCTGGGTAGAACTGGATACCGACTGGTCCCCTCCCCTTCCGACCCCCTCCGAAAACGGCCGACCGGTCAAGGCCTTCGTGACCATCATGCAGGGCTGCGACAATTTCTGCTCTTACTGCGTAGTGCCCTATGTGCGGGGCCGGGAAGTGAGCCGTCCCCCGGAGGAAATCCTGCGTGAGGTGGAGTGCCTGGTGGCCCAAGGGGTGCGGGAGATTACCCTTCTGGGACAGAATGTAAACTCTTACGGACGTAAAGAGCGAGGGTTTCCCACCTTTGCGGAACTCCTGCGCCTGATCTCCGAAATCGAGGGCCTCTGGCGCCTGCGTTTCACCACCAGCCATCCCAAGGACCTTTCCGAAGATCTGATGCGGGCCTTTGCGGAGCTTGAAAAGCTCTGTGAGCACCTACACCTTCCAGTCCAGTCGGGCTCAAGCCGCATCCTGCACCTCATGAACCGCAAATACACCCGGGAGGAGTATCTGGAAAAGGTCCGGCGCCTGCGGGAGATGGCCCCGGAGGTGGCCCTGACCACGGACATCATCGTGGGCTTTCCCGGAGAGACGGAAGAGGACTTCCGCCAGACCCTCACGCTCCTTGAGGAGGTCCGCTATCAGGAGATCTTCTCCTTTAAGTACTCCGATCGGCCCTTCGCCCGGGCCCGGGATTTCCCAGAAAAGGTCCCGGAGGAGGTCAAGGCCGCGCGTCTCGAAGAGGTCCATAGGCTCCAGGCCCGTATCACTGAAGAGATCTATCGTAGTTATATCGGCCGGAAAGAGGAGATCCTGGTAGAAGGACGCAGCGAGCGCAATCCTCTCCTGTGGACCGGACGCACGCGCACCAACCTGGTGGTGAACTTTTCTGCTCCGGAGGGCCTGGATTTGAAAGGGGCCCTGGTTCATGTTTTGATTAAAGATACGGGGAAACACTCCCTCCGTGGGGAATACGTAAGAACCCTGAAGGGCCCGTAAAGGAGGCCACCATGAAGGTCAAAATGAGGATTCAGGCCGTGGCCATGGATCCGGTAACCAACAGCCCGGTGATGATCCTCCGGGAAGAGGATGGGGAGCGGGGGCTTCCCATCTGGATCGGGCTGCTCGAGGCCACGGCCATCGCCAGCAAACTGGAAAATATCGAGTTTCCGCGGCCCATGACCCATGATCTCCTCAAAAATATCTTGGACCAACTCCAGATCCGGGTCCCGCGTATCGAGATCTGTGATCTCCGGGAAAACACCTACTACGCCCTCATCACCCTGGATCTGGGGGGACGGGAGATCCAGATCGACGCCCGACCCAGCGATGCGGTGGCTCTGGCCCTGCGCACCGGAGCCGAGATCTACGTTTATGAAGAAGTCCTGGCCAAGAGTCAGGCCCTGGCCGAGGAGGCCCGCCGCCAGGCCGAAGAAGAGATGGCCACCGCCGGCACCGAAGAGGAAAAGGAAAAACTCAAGGAGCTTCTGGAACAGCTCGACCCCAAGGCCTTCAAATACAAGATGTAAAGATGTTCGACCTCCATTGCCATTCTATCTTTAGTGATGGGGAGCTTATTCCGGCCGAACTCCTGCGGCGGGTGGCGGTGCTGGGCTATGAGGCGGTAGCCATCACGGATCATGCGGACTCTTCCAACTTGGACCTCATTCTTCCTCGCCTCAAAAAGGCCGCCGCAGAGCTCAACGCGGCCAGCCCCTGCCGCCTCCTTGCGGGAATCGAGATCACCCATGTCCCCCCGCCGCTCATTCCGGAGCTGGTGAGACGGGCCCGGCAGTTAGGGGCAGAAATCGTGGTGGTCCACGGGGAGACCCTAGCCGAGCCTGTGGCTCCGGGGACCAACCGGGCGGCCCTGGAGGCCGGGGCGGACATCCTGGCCCATCCGGGGCTCATCTCCGAAGAAGAGGTGCGTCTGGCCGCGGAAAAGGGGGTCTTCCTGGAGATCTCCGGACGCAAGGGACACTGCCTGGCCAACGGACACGTAGCCCGGCTGGCCTTGAAATACCGGGCCCCCCTGGTAATCAACTCCGACGGGCACGCCCCCGGGGACTTTATGACCCGGGAAGAGGCCCTGGCCGTGGGACTAGGGGCCGGACTCCGGCGCGAAGAAGTGGAGGCCCTCTGGCGCCAGGCCCGAGGGAGGTTCCTCCGTGGAGCTTAGAGAATTCTTCCTGGCCCGTGGCTTTCCGGAGGACACCCTAAAGGAGCCTCCGGAGGTCCTCCTCAATCTGGGGCTTTCTCCTCAACGGGTGCGGGCGGCTTTCGTGGTGGTCTCTGAAGGCCGGCCTCTTATGGTGGCGGACTATGCTCCGGGGGCGGTGAGGTCCCGCCTGCGGGCCCTTCTGGCCTACGCCCGCCTGGCCTTCCCCCGTACACCCCCTCCCCTGGTCCTCCAGACCAACGGAAGGGAATTCGTCTTGGCGGAGGTGACCTCGGGAAAGGAGATCGCCTTTGGGGGGCCGGAGGTCCTGCCTTCCTTTGAGGAATTAAAGGCCCGTCCCAGCCCTCCTCCGGTGGAGCGCCGAAGGATTCCGGTGGAGGAGCGCGTACTCTTTATCCACTCTACCGGGGGCTGACCCCCTAAGCGGCAGGGTCCCTGCCGAGCAAACCCCTGAGATAGGCAAGTCCCGGCTCCACATCCTCTTCCCGGTGGGCCTCAAGGGTGAGGAGGGGAAGCCGGCCCTTTTCCTTGAGAAAGCCGAAGATCTCCGGAAAA
This portion of the Thermosulfurimonas marina genome encodes:
- a CDS encoding creatininase family protein, with the translated sequence MRMEELTYPEVEALSREGVPVILPLGSVEEHGPHLPLATDLYTAYRVAEMAARRVQALVAPPVYYGLCRSTAEHPGTISLRGETLRALVLDLLAGFFQHGFRAFLLLSGHAGGTHMAFIVDAAEEFLSRHPETALAVVSLLDLLRERAGDLLQTPGDSHAGEWETSLIQYFHPQLVRGSAPEEYPRFPRYRIVSSKRAFWPGGVWGDPGRASPEKGRLLAERLAEGLEYLLRELREEVRCAKG
- the miaB gene encoding tRNA (N6-isopentenyl adenosine(37)-C2)-methylthiotransferase MiaB, producing the protein MKRVYLKTFGCQMNEYDSERMLALLREEYVPCAQPEEADLILVNTCSVRKKAEEKVYSLVGRFKHLKSRRPEVVVGVCGCVAQQEGERLVKRLPHVDLVLGPRTVFRIREALQEIEAGRGPVVWVELDTDWSPPLPTPSENGRPVKAFVTIMQGCDNFCSYCVVPYVRGREVSRPPEEILREVECLVAQGVREITLLGQNVNSYGRKERGFPTFAELLRLISEIEGLWRLRFTTSHPKDLSEDLMRAFAELEKLCEHLHLPVQSGSSRILHLMNRKYTREEYLEKVRRLREMAPEVALTTDIIVGFPGETEEDFRQTLTLLEEVRYQEIFSFKYSDRPFARARDFPEKVPEEVKAARLEEVHRLQARITEEIYRSYIGRKEEILVEGRSERNPLLWTGRTRTNLVVNFSAPEGLDLKGALVHVLIKDTGKHSLRGEYVRTLKGP
- a CDS encoding bifunctional nuclease family protein, whose product is MKVKMRIQAVAMDPVTNSPVMILREEDGERGLPIWIGLLEATAIASKLENIEFPRPMTHDLLKNILDQLQIRVPRIEICDLRENTYYALITLDLGGREIQIDARPSDAVALALRTGAEIYVYEEVLAKSQALAEEARRQAEEEMATAGTEEEKEKLKELLEQLDPKAFKYKM
- a CDS encoding histidinol phosphate phosphatase domain-containing protein, with the translated sequence MFDLHCHSIFSDGELIPAELLRRVAVLGYEAVAITDHADSSNLDLILPRLKKAAAELNAASPCRLLAGIEITHVPPPLIPELVRRARQLGAEIVVVHGETLAEPVAPGTNRAALEAGADILAHPGLISEEEVRLAAEKGVFLEISGRKGHCLANGHVARLALKYRAPLVINSDGHAPGDFMTREEALAVGLGAGLRREEVEALWRQARGRFLRGA